DNA from Paraphotobacterium marinum:
AAGGTTGTTGCAGACTTTCTTTCAAATGTTGGCGTAGACAGAGTTTTGACTGTTGACCTTCATGCAGAACAAATTCAAGGTTTTTTGATGTTCCTGTTGATAACATTTTTGGTTCCCCAGTTCTTTTAGAGGATATGCTGACAAAAAAACTACAAAACCCTATTGTCGTATCACCTGACATTGGCGGAGTCGTACGAGCAAGAGCTACTGCAAAACTTCTTGATGATACAGATATTGCTATTGTAGATAAAAGACGACCAAGAGCAAATGAATCTCAGGTAATGCATTTAATTGGAGATGTTAAAGATCGTGACTGTGTAATTGTCGATGATATGATCGATACTGGTGGCACTTTGTGTAAAGCTGCAGAAGCTCTAAAAAATAAAGGGGCTAAGAGAATTTTTGCTTATGCTACACACCCAATTTTTTCCGGTAATGCAGAGCAAAATATCAAAAACTCTGTAATAGACGAAATTATTATTACTGATTCTGTACCACTTGCAAAAAATATACTTGATACTGGGAAAGTTAAACAACTTACATTATCTGGACTTCTTGCTGAAGCAATAAGAAGAATAAGCAAAGAAGAATCAATATCTGCGATGTTTTCAAAATAAACACATGAACAGAATAACTTTTATAGTTATTCTGTTTCACAAAATTAAAGGTTATTGTGAAAAGACTTAAATTGTTAGTTGGCTTAGCCAATCCAGGTCCTGAGTATAAGAATACCAGGCATAACGTAGGTGCATGGTTCATTGAATCAATTCTTAGTGAAAAAAACAGTACTTTTAAATTTGAGAAAAAGTTTCAAGCCAATTATTCAAAAATATCTGTGCGAGGTCATGACGTTCATGTACTTGTTCCACAGACTTATATGAATCTTTCAGGTCAATCTGTTCTTGCTATCATGAATTTTTTTAAAATAAAAGCTGAAGAAACTTTAGTTGCACATGATGATCTTGATCTCATTCCTGGCGTTGCAAAAATAAAATTGGGTGGTGGTCATGGAGGACATAATGGCCTCAAAGATATTATGAATAGAA
Protein-coding regions in this window:
- the pth gene encoding aminoacyl-tRNA hydrolase translates to MVKRLKLLVGLANPGPEYKNTRHNVGAWFIESILSEKNSTFKFEKKFQANYSKISVRGHDVHVLVPQTYMNLSGQSVLAIMNFFKIKAEETLVAHDDLDLIPGVAKIKLGGGHGGHNGLKDIMNRINSRDFLRLRIGIGHPGNRNYVSKYVVQPPNLEDLAKINVSIDNSLNIMDHIVEYQITKAQNTLHSQNK